TTACTCCTATGAGTATTTAGTTTTTCTTCAGCTAATACAAGGAGATTGATTGATTTATGTATTTTGTAGTAATTAAAGGAATTAATATCCTTTATGTATAAATAATAGATTATATTAGTAATAAAGGAGGGGTAAAGTGATTATAAAAGAATTATTAAAAGATTATTTTGATGATGAAATAGATATTACTAGTAATTCAATTAGTATTTTAAACAATTTGCATGATGATGTAACTTGTCAAGACTTAAATAATAGAATAATCTGGGCAAATGACACAGTACTTAACAGAGTCAATTCCACTTTAAATGAAGTAAAAGGTGAGCATTGTTATAAAGCATTTCATAATCTTAATTCTCCTTGTGAAAATTGTGCAGTAGTAAAGGCCCAAAAAACAGGTGAAATAGAAGAATCAAGAGTTATAGATCCTAAAGGAAGATTGCTTTTAATTAGAGCTTATCCTATTAAAAATAATGAAGGAAAACTTATAGGAATTATAGATGTCTCTTTAAATATTACTAAACAAAAAAGACTTCAAGAAGAAATTGAATGCTTCATTGTAAAATTAACTTGAACTAATAAAAAATTAATAAAAAAATGCCCATAGTGGACCAAACTGTAATATAATTAAATCACCACAAAATAAAAACATTACAGGAGGGTGCACACTATGGAC
The genomic region above belongs to Selenihalanaerobacter shriftii and contains:
- a CDS encoding PAS domain-containing protein; amino-acid sequence: MIIKELLKDYFDDEIDITSNSISILNNLHDDVTCQDLNNRIIWANDTVLNRVNSTLNEVKGEHCYKAFHNLNSPCENCAVVKAQKTGEIEESRVIDPKGRLLLIRAYPIKNNEGKLIGIIDVSLNITKQKRLQEEIECFIVKLT